The window CGAAAGCGTTAGAGAGGGCCTTTTAAAATAGATATGCCTCTCCTGATCAATAAACCCCTCTTAAAATCCCGCGCTTAGCGCAAGAGAAGGCTTATAAAAGGGGTTCTTCAATCATTATAAATTTTTACCTCTCCCTAACCCTCTCCTTAAAGGAGAGGGAACTTGCATTATGCAAGCGAAGGGAAAAAGCGCTTTCATTTATTGCGCTTTTACGCGCCTAACAGGCTTTGGCCGCATACGCGCACCACATTGCCATTTAAGCCGGTAGAAGCAGCCGATGCAAACATCGCAATGGTTTCCGCAACGTCAACCGGCAAACCGCCCTGGCTCATCGAGTTCATGCGGCGGCCCGCTTCACGGATTGCAAACGGAATGGCGGCCGTCATTTGAGTTTCAATAAAGCCCGGCGCAACCGCATTAATGGTAACGCCATTTTTCAGCAGCGGCGCAGTAAATTTCACTACGCCCACTACGCCGGCTTTAGAAGCTGCATAGTTGGTTTGGCCCAAGTTGCCGGCAATGCCGGAAATTGAAGACACGCAAACAATCCGGCCATTGGCGTTGAAGCCGTCATTATTCAGCAGGTAGTCGTTTACGCGTTCAATCGCCGACAGATTGATGTTGATCACCAAGTCCCAAAGCTCCGGCTTCATATTGGCCAAAGTCTTGTCGCGGGTGATGCCTGCGTTATGCACAATAATATCCAAACCGCCCTGCGCCGCTGCTGCCTCTTTAATTTTCTGGCCCGCGTCAGCTGCGGTAATGTCAATCGCTAAAGTCGAACCGCCAATTGCGCCGGCTACGCGGTCAAGATCAGCCTGCTGCTGCGGCACGTCCAGGCAGATCACATGCGCGCCGTCGCGTGAAAGCACATGCGCAATCGCTTCGCCAATACCGCGGCTGGCGCCAGTCACAACCGCAGTTTTACCTGCCAGCGGTTTCGCCCAATCAATATCAGTGGTGTCAGCTTTAGAAACACGGATGACTTGGCCTGAAACATAGGCAGAACGCGGAGAAATGCTGAAGCGCAGCGCAGATTCAAGATTAGCTTCAGCGCCGGCATCAACATAGATCAGGTTGGCCGCAATGCCTTTTTTGAATTCTTTGCCTACAGATTTGACAAAGCCTTCCAGCGCGCGCTGCGCAATGGCCTGCTTAACGCTTGGCGCAGTTTCAGGCGTGGTGCCGACCACTACCACACGGCCAGAAGCCTGAATTTGGCGCGCAATTGGGCTGAAAAACGCGTGCAGTTCATGCAGCTGTTCAGAGCTTTCAATGCCGGACGCATCAAAAACCACCACTTTGAACTTAGACTCCTTGTCGCCTTCATTGAACGCGCCAAGGCTTAAGCCCGCTTTAGCTGCCGCCTGCTGCAGCGCTGCATTGTTGCCTGCATAGCTGTTTGCATGAATATTCGCCAAGACTTGCGCAATTGAGCCTGACAGCGCGCTGTTTGACGCCGCCCCGACAAGCACTGCGCCTTTTACCACAGGAACAGCAGACTCAAAACGCTCGAGGAAAGTCGGTGCAGGCAAACCTAAATTTTTGATGACAAATTTACCAATTGGAGATTTTGCGAATGCTTGGTATTGGTCAGTCATGTGTGTCTCTCTCGAAAAAATTAATTTTTTGATGGCTTTTGAAGATATTCTTTTAACTTCAATATGATGTCTTTAGACTCATATTTCAACAGATCCATCAGTTTCAGATGAATCATACTTGAGTTAAAGTTGCGATGACTTGACCTGAAAGCATTCCGCCATGTCATTCCAGTCAATTCAGCTGCTAATTGAATGTGTTAATGTAGCGCTCAGAAACACTTTTACATGCTTGGAAAAGCCTTATGAGCAAAACAACTCAAGAAAATCCAGCAGTCGAAAATTCTGCTGGCGGCGCCGTGTCAAAACCATCAAAAAGCACTGCGCGCACCGCTAAAAATTCCAGCCCTGCGGCGAAGCCGGCATCGAATACAGCAAAACCGGCCCGCACCCGCGCTGCGCCTGCACGCAGCAGCGCGCAAAGCCCGGCTGCCGTAGCGGCTGCTCCAGACGCACAACAAACAACTCAAACTTCTGTCCAACAGGATCAAACCATGAGCCAAAACACTGTCCGCCGCGTTGCTATTATTGGCGGCAACCGCATTCCATTCGCACGCTCAAACGGCGCTTACTTCACTGCATCCAATACAGACATGTTTACTGCAGCGCTCAATGGTTTGGTTGAACGCTTTAACCTGCAAGGCCAGCGTTTAGGCGAAGTGGTTGCGGGCGCAGTATTAAAGCACAGCCGTGACTTTAACATGACGCGCGAGTGCGTGTTAGATACAGAGCTTGCGCCTGAAACACCTGCTTACGATATTCAGCAGGCATGCGGCACCGGCTTGCAGGCAGCGTTCCTGATTGCCAACAAAATTGCCTTGGGCCAAATTGAAGTCGGCATTGCCGGCGGCGTAGATACCACATCTGACGCGCCAATCGCTCTCGGTGACGGCCTGCGCAAAGCGCTGCTGGAACTGAACATTGCGAAAACCGGCAAAGACCGCTTAAAAGCTTTGACTAAAATCAATGTTAAAGACCTGATGGATGCGCCGAAAAACGGCGAGCCGCGCACTGGCCTGTCTATGGGCGACCATCAAGCCATTACTGCGCTGGAATGGGGCATTCCGCGCGAAGCGCAGGATGAGCTGGCAGCGGCTTCGCATCAGAAAATGGCGGCGGCTTATGAAGAAGGCTTCTTCGATGACCTGATCACGCCATTCCTAGGCCTGGAGCGCGACAACAACCTGCGTCCAGAATCTTCTGTAGAAAAACTGGCGAAACTGAAGCCGGTATTCGGCAAAGGCGACGGCCGCACCATGACTGCGGGCAACTCTACGCCACTCACAGACGGCGCATCTTGCGTGCTGCTGGCATCTGAAGAATGGGCCAAAGCCAATGGCCATGAAGTTTTAGCTTACTTAAGCTTCTCTGAAACCGCAGCGGTTGACTTTGTCGGCAAAAAAGAAGGCCTGCTGATGGCGCCTGCCTATGCTGTGCCGCGCATGCTTGACCGCGCCGGCATTAAGCTGCAGGACTTTGACTACTACGAAATTCATGAAGCCTTTGCATCTCAAGTTCTGTCGACTTTAAAAGCCTGGGAAGACCCTAAATTCTGCAAAGACCGCTTAGGCTTGGAAGCGCCATTGGGTGCAATTGACCGTTCTAAACTCAATGTGAAAGGCTCATCTTTGGCTGCGGGCCATCCATTCGCTGCAACCGGCGGGCGCATTCTGGCCTCGGCTGCGAAACTGATCAGCCAAAAAGGCTCAGGCCGCGTGCTGATTTCAATCTGCGCTGCCGGCGGCCAAGGCGTGACCGCGATTGTAGAGAAATAATTCCCTGCCTTCATGCTTGCAATAAAAAAGCCGCATCATGCATGCGGCTTTTTTTTATCCTCAAAGAAAGTGCCAGCCAGTTCAGCAGCTGGCTGGCATTGTGCTGGCGCTTTTCAGCAGCTTAAGCTTCGCTTTGGCTGTAATCAGGCTTGTAGCCCAGGCTTGCTTCAATATGGTCATAGCCCCATTGGAAAATAAAGGTATACACCAGAATGCAGGTGGTCATGCCGAAATCCAGCAGAATGGCCTGCCAGATGCCCATGTCTAAAGCATAGGCCACCATTGGAATGGTCGCCAGCATCAGGCCGCCCTCAAAGCCGATGGCATGCAGAATGCGCACGCCCACCGTTCTCTTGAGTTTTCTTTTGGCTTCAAACTTTTCAAAAAAGTGGTTGAATATCATGTTCCAGAATACCGATGTCACCGCCATGGCAACGCCTAAGGCGCCTGTCACTTCCATCGGCGCTTCAAAAATAAAGCTCAATGCAATTGCTATGATGACCAATAGGATAACCTCATAGCTCAGCGCATGAATAATCCGTCTTTTGGAAATCAACATTTTAAAAATACTCTTTGTTTCATTTGGATTCCCCGCATTTTATTTCTATAATATTGATGAATCCAGTTAGGTTCTTTCAAATTATTTGACAGATAACGCAGGCCGGCCGAAACAGCATGAATATCAACCAAGAACAGCTGATAATTTTTAAAACCGTGATGGAAACCGGCTCATTTTCCGCCGCCGCGCGCAAACTGGGCAAAGTGCCTTCCGCAGTCAGCATGTCAATTGCCAATCTGGAAATTGACCTGAACCTGAAGCTGTTTAAGCGGGCGGGACGCGAGCCTGTGCCTACAGCGCAAGCCAGAACATTATTTGAAAAAACCGAACAGCTGCTGATTGAAATGAACCAGTGGAAGCAGCATGCGGTTGCCTTAAGCACCGGCCTGGAATCCGCGCTGAATATTGCGGTGGTGTCTGAGCTGCTGCATACCCACTGGACAGACTATATTTCCCTGCTAGAGCACCAGTTTCCTGAACTGCAGATCAATATCTTTTCTGCGCCGCAGGAAGATGCGCAGAAAATGCTGATCAGCGGCGCAGCCCAGTTTGCCTTGATGTTTGAGCGCGAGCAGCTGGAAAGCAATGAGCAGTTTGTCGAGCTGAAGCGCGCTGCGCTGGTTCCCGTGGCATCAAAAAGCTATGCGCTGGCGCAGCACGCGTCCATCCGCTTTGAACAGATTTTGCAGAGCCGGCAGATTGTGGTGGCCAGCCGTGACCGCACCATTAAGCCGGAGCTGCTGTATTCCAAAACATACTGGCGCACCGACAACCACCACTCCGCCTGCGCCCTGATTATGCAGAACTTGGGCTGGGGGGTGCTGCCGCTGGAAATGCTCAATGAGAATCCGCAGCTGAAGCACCATCTTAAAATTCTGAACTTTGCCGATTTCACGCCGAAATTTGAGTATTTTGTCGATCTAGTCTGGAACCGGGAAAGCCAGCAGGGCGCCGCTGCCCGCTTTCTGATTGATCATGTCCGGAATCAGCGGAAAAATGCATTTTAGCTGCAATTGGCCATCGCTTTTTTCCTTGGGTTGAATTGAGTTTGTGATATAACTTACTGTACAGGCAATAACTTTAAGAACTAGATATCCATGACACACTCAGCACTAGACCAATTA is drawn from Acinetobacter sp. WCHAc010034 and contains these coding sequences:
- a CDS encoding 3-oxoacyl-ACP reductase; the protein is MTDQYQAFAKSPIGKFVIKNLGLPAPTFLERFESAVPVVKGAVLVGAASNSALSGSIAQVLANIHANSYAGNNAALQQAAAKAGLSLGAFNEGDKESKFKVVVFDASGIESSEQLHELHAFFSPIARQIQASGRVVVVGTTPETAPSVKQAIAQRALEGFVKSVGKEFKKGIAANLIYVDAGAEANLESALRFSISPRSAYVSGQVIRVSKADTTDIDWAKPLAGKTAVVTGASRGIGEAIAHVLSRDGAHVICLDVPQQQADLDRVAGAIGGSTLAIDITAADAGQKIKEAAAAQGGLDIIVHNAGITRDKTLANMKPELWDLVININLSAIERVNDYLLNNDGFNANGRIVCVSSISGIAGNLGQTNYAASKAGVVGVVKFTAPLLKNGVTINAVAPGFIETQMTAAIPFAIREAGRRMNSMSQGGLPVDVAETIAMFASAASTGLNGNVVRVCGQSLLGA
- a CDS encoding acetyl-CoA C-acetyltransferase yields the protein MSKTTQENPAVENSAGGAVSKPSKSTARTAKNSSPAAKPASNTAKPARTRAAPARSSAQSPAAVAAAPDAQQTTQTSVQQDQTMSQNTVRRVAIIGGNRIPFARSNGAYFTASNTDMFTAALNGLVERFNLQGQRLGEVVAGAVLKHSRDFNMTRECVLDTELAPETPAYDIQQACGTGLQAAFLIANKIALGQIEVGIAGGVDTTSDAPIALGDGLRKALLELNIAKTGKDRLKALTKINVKDLMDAPKNGEPRTGLSMGDHQAITALEWGIPREAQDELAAASHQKMAAAYEEGFFDDLITPFLGLERDNNLRPESSVEKLAKLKPVFGKGDGRTMTAGNSTPLTDGASCVLLASEEWAKANGHEVLAYLSFSETAAVDFVGKKEGLLMAPAYAVPRMLDRAGIKLQDFDYYEIHEAFASQVLSTLKAWEDPKFCKDRLGLEAPLGAIDRSKLNVKGSSLAAGHPFAATGGRILASAAKLISQKGSGRVLISICAAGGQGVTAIVEK
- the aceI gene encoding chlorhexidine efflux PACE transporter AceI, which codes for MLISKRRIIHALSYEVILLVIIAIALSFIFEAPMEVTGALGVAMAVTSVFWNMIFNHFFEKFEAKRKLKRTVGVRILHAIGFEGGLMLATIPMVAYALDMGIWQAILLDFGMTTCILVYTFIFQWGYDHIEASLGYKPDYSQSEA
- a CDS encoding LysR family transcriptional regulator — translated: MNINQEQLIIFKTVMETGSFSAAARKLGKVPSAVSMSIANLEIDLNLKLFKRAGREPVPTAQARTLFEKTEQLLIEMNQWKQHAVALSTGLESALNIAVVSELLHTHWTDYISLLEHQFPELQINIFSAPQEDAQKMLISGAAQFALMFEREQLESNEQFVELKRAALVPVASKSYALAQHASIRFEQILQSRQIVVASRDRTIKPELLYSKTYWRTDNHHSACALIMQNLGWGVLPLEMLNENPQLKHHLKILNFADFTPKFEYFVDLVWNRESQQGAAARFLIDHVRNQRKNAF